Part of the Oscillospiraceae bacterium genome, CGCCACCTCGCGGGCGAACCCCATCTCGTGGGTGACGAGCACCATCGTGTGGCCCGCCGCCGCCAGCTGGCGGATGACGCGCAGCACCTCACCCGTGACCTCCGGGTCCAGGGCCGAGGTCGGCTCGTCAAACAGCAGTACGGAAGGGCGCATCGCCAAAGCCCGGGCGATGGCGACGCGCTGTTTCTGCCCGCCGGAGAGCTGACCGGGATAAGCGTCGGCCTTGTGTTCAAGCCCCACGACGCGCAGCAGCTCCATCGCGCGCGCGCGCACCGCCGCCGCCGGCTCTTTTTTGATCCGGATCGGCGCGATGGTGATGTTTTCGAGGCAGCTGAGGTGCCCAAACAGGTTGAAATGCTGGAATACCATGGCCGTGCGCAGGATGAGACGGCGGATCTCGGCCTCTTTCCGGTAACGTGCCCGCCCCCCCGCGTCCGTCTCCGCCAGAGGCTCGCCGTCGATGGCGACGCGGCCGGAGTCGATGAGTTCCAGGTGGTTGAGACAGCGCAGCAACGTCGATTTGCCGGACCCGGACGACCCGATGATGGCGACCTGCTCGCCCGACTTCACCCGGAGCGTCACATCGTCCAGCGCCGGCACCCCCGCATATGTCTTGACAATATTTTCCATCTCTACAATGTATCCCATGCGCAAGTCCTCTTTCTTCCAACCTCAAATCTAAAAACCCAAAATCTAACAATCTGGCGGTTCTGCGGAGCCGCCCCTAGACGGCTTCCTGCTCATGCCGGGAAAAACGCCGTTCCAGGCGGCGGTAGAGCATCGTCAAGATAAGCGTGACGATCAGGTAGGCGAGCGCCGCCAGCAGATAGCCGGTGGTGTTGCTGTCTCGGTTGGCCGCGTCCTTCGCCACCTTGAGCAGTTCGGGGACGGCGATCACGTTGACGAGCGCCGTGTCCTTCACTAGGGTGATGGTCTCGTTCGACACCGGCGGGATGATCCGACGGATCGTCTGCGGGATGATGATCTGAAACATCGTCTGCCCGCGTGTGAAACCCAGCGTCTTGGCCGCCTCGTACTGGCCGCGGTCGATCGACTGAATGCCAGCCCGGTAGATCTCTGAAAAATACGCCGCGTAATTGAGCGTAAAGGTCAGAACCGCCGCCGGAAAACGGTCGAAGCGTAAAAACAGCCAGCCGGTGTTGTTGGCGATGATGCCGAGGCCATAATAAAAGAAGAAGAGCTGGAGCATCAGGGGCGTGCCGCGGAACACCCAGACGTACAGCTTGCACAGAAGCCGAAACGGCGGGAACCGCGAGATGTTTCCCAGCGCGATCGGAAGCCCGAGAGGCACCGCCAGCAGCACCGTCAAGCCGAACAGTTTGAGGGTCTCTACCAGGCCGTTTAGCAGCGCCGGCCCCAATGTGACGGTATAATCAAAAAAAGACATCGATGTCCGTACCGCCTTTCCGCGCCGAGACGCCCGGCGCGGTCAAATCATCTCCGCGGCCAAAAGAAGAAGGCCCGAGCGCCCCGCCGCGGGAGAGGACGCCCGGGCTCGGAGG contains:
- a CDS encoding amino acid ABC transporter ATP-binding protein translates to MENIVKTYAGVPALDDVTLRVKSGEQVAIIGSSGSGKSTLLRCLNHLELIDSGRVAIDGEPLAETDAGGRARYRKEAEIRRLILRTAMVFQHFNLFGHLSCLENITIAPIRIKKEPAAAVRARAMELLRVVGLEHKADAYPGQLSGGQKQRVAIARALAMRPSVLLFDEPTSALDPEVTGEVLRVIRQLAAAGHTMVLVTHEMGFAREVAERVIFMDTARIVEEGPPRQLFDNPGSDRLRTFLQAVI
- a CDS encoding amino acid ABC transporter permease, giving the protein MSFFDYTVTLGPALLNGLVETLKLFGLTVLLAVPLGLPIALGNISRFPPFRLLCKLYVWVFRGTPLMLQLFFFYYGLGIIANNTGWLFLRFDRFPAAVLTFTLNYAAYFSEIYRAGIQSIDRGQYEAAKTLGFTRGQTMFQIIIPQTIRRIIPPVSNETITLVKDTALVNVIAVPELLKVAKDAANRDSNTTGYLLAALAYLIVTLILTMLYRRLERRFSRHEQEAV